One stretch of Daphnia pulicaria isolate SC F1-1A chromosome 8, SC_F0-13Bv2, whole genome shotgun sequence DNA includes these proteins:
- the LOC124312653 gene encoding uncharacterized protein LOC124312653: MPDQERYFIISEKVPINKDKIVFSVQAQDGDVSVNAIDYSLVDPRGSFSINPTTSEVKIAKLIDRDVEDFVSYFDLSITATCLVADPNDAVRSSYLKSLNKWIKQAVRDRLLSIKLMGPTPKRAAALGISSSSSSSRNWFSDKF; the protein is encoded by the exons ATGCCAGACCAAGAAAGATACTTcataatttcagaaaaagtGCCCATTAACAAA GATAAGATCGTGTTTTCTGTCCAAGCTCAAGACGGAGACGTTTCAGTGAACGCAATCGATTACTCGTTAGTCG ATCCTAGAGGCAGTTTCTCGATTAATCCAACGACCAGTGAAGTGAAAATAGCCAAACTGATTGACCGCGACGTCGAAGACTTTGTCTCCTACTTTGATCTAAGCATTACAGCAACCTGCTTGGTTGCTGATCCGAACGATGCCGTCCGTTCCAGTTACTTAAAGTCGTTAAATAAATGGATTAAGCAAGCAGTACGAGACCGGCTATTATCCATTAAACTAATGGGACCAACTCCAAAACGGGCGGCTGCTCTTGGAATCAGCTCTTCCTCCAGCAGCTCCAGGAATTGGTTTTCcgataaattttga